In Balaenoptera acutorostrata chromosome 3, mBalAcu1.1, whole genome shotgun sequence, the genomic stretch ATTATCTGGCTATCCAAAGACAATCCTGAGGTTGAAGCCCACCTTTCGGCCTTTTGCATTCCACAGTACAACTCATAACCAGAGGGTGTGCTCAAAGCTCTGGTTTCACAACAGATTTCGTCCTAATCACAGGGCTACACTGTCACTACAGGCTCAGGGAAGAGGGAAGGTGAAGGTGATTACTGGAACAAGACCAGATCTtgaagagcaggaaaaaaaaaaagataaaacacttGTGAGCCACTCTACTTACAAAAGCTTGCTCTTCCTAAAAGAACTCTGTGAGAAGGCCAAGGGGTGAAGCACAGAGGCAttgctttttcccttccttcttccctggcCCATATCCAGATACTTAGGGCTTTAACAGAAAGCCTCTTAGGTGGCGGCACTAAGGTGGGAAGAGGAGAGCAGGGGATCAGTACATTCCCCACCCTCCCTGAACTGCTTCTACTTCTCCAAAGGTTTTCCACTGTCCTTTCAACAAGTTTAAGAATGATTATACTTTTGTCCTGTCTAACCCTAACGTGTCATAAATCTATCTTTCTGAACTaggagggggaaaaggggaaagagcGGGTAATGAAAAAAGTGTTTGTGCCCTTCTGGCTAGCTGCACTTTGGGGGCCAGCAAATAGCCCTTGCTTAGCCCCATCCATCAGTCAGTAGCTACCCAGGGTGTGGGAGAATACATGTAGTTCTATGTCATTATAGCTTCTAGTGCATATGTCAACAACTATATACAGGGATCTATAAATTAAATGCATCTGTGGCCACTGCAACTAGGTTGACGTACCTGAGCTCCACTACTTTTGGTGCCCTCCTCCTTGCGAGAGCTTCGGCTTATTAAAGAAGAGCCCCTacagctccctccttcccctgagTCTTGGGGGAAAGCCCGAGTCACCCCTCCCCGTAAGATACCGAAGAGCTAGCGGCGCAGAAGGGTTCGGTGCTGGgatctccccacccctccccccatcccccttaTGGCTCAGGGCCCTGGCGCAGCACGGTCCTAGGAAGACAAAACCCCGAACCCCCGGAGAATCGTGGTCCCTTGGCTGAAGATCCGACTTCAGGCCCCTCGCCCCTGCGGCGAGCGCGCGATCGTCGGGGGAAGGGAGGCGTTCACTCCCGTGGGGGTCACTACCGCGGGCTCCCCGCCCGGTCCTGCTGCAAAGTCCTGCCTCCGGGCTTGGGGAGGATGGTTTCCGGCCACCCCTGGCACGGAGGGGTTCAACGGCTCCCGGGCGCCGCCGCCGCTTCCTTCTCGTCCTCCTCGGCCCCCTGCGGCTGCTCCAGCGGCCCGGCCAGGGGGCTGTCGGCAGAAGGCTCAGGAGACACGGGCCGCGCCGCCTGCAGCGGGGGCGCGGCGCGCGGCGCCTCGCGGCGGGACGACCCCGTGGTGTTGGGCCCCGCCGCAGCCGCCGCCCCTGAAGTCCCGGACGGGCCGGTGGCGTTGGAGCCGCCGGGGGGCGGGCCGGCGGCTCCTCCCGAGGTCCCGGCGCCCACCGGCTGCCAGATGAGGCTGTAGTAGACGGCGAGCACGATGGCGGCCAGCGACACGGAGAGCACGTAAGCGAACACGGTGGCGAGTCGGACCCACTTCTTGTTGGTCTTGGCCGCCATCTTCGCCTTCTTGTCCCCGGTGTAGGTGGCCGGCTTGCCCCGCTCGGCCGGGGCCGCGTCGCGCTCCTTCATGGGAGGGCCCCGGCCTTTGCCCCGGTGCTCCACGGCCCCGGCTGGAGGGGGCCTGGCGGCCTGCAAGGACTGGGCAAGGGGCGGCCCGGTGCCCTCGGTTCCCGGCCACTCGGCTCTCCGCCGCCGCTCCTCACGCCGCCAGCCCGCAGCCCGCCACCGCGTCGCTGCAGCCGCCGCCGGGGCCTGGACCAGTCACCGCcgccagcgccgccgccgccgccggcccgTCAGCTGCTTCCCCGCCGCCGCCACAGCCACAGCCGCCACAGTCGCCCGGCTCCGAGTCCCcatccgccgccgccgccgcctgccCGGCCGCCGGCCGCCCGGTCTCCAGTGGCCGCGCGGACAGCGCTCTCCTCTCCTGCCCGGCTCCCCCGCCTCTCGCGCCGGCAACAAGGGGCGGGAGAGGGCGCTGCTGGGGGCTGCCTCTTAAAAGGGCGACGGCGGGGTCCGGAAGTGCCGCGCGGGGAGGCGGGCTGCAGACGGGCGCCGCAAGCTCCACCGGGACGCCCCGGTAAGAGATAGTTAACGGAGGCTGGCTCTTAAAAGGGCAACGTCGCCGCAGCCCCTTACGGGCTGTCGCGGCGAGGGTGGGAGCCCGGGGCGCTTCTTTAAAAGGGGAACGGCGTCCTTTGGGGCGGAGTGGTGAACTGgaatgggggcggggaggggcggggaggggcggtcGGAGCCCAGAGCTGTCAACTCTGGCGCCTCCCCTCTGTGTCCAGACTGTCCGAAGTGACAGGTGGTATAGCAGCAACGGCTTCCGCTCCCAGGTCCCAGGCCTCAGTTTACCCCCAGAAGTGGGGGTGATTTCACGTTGGTGCTCTCGATTCGCGCCCCGTTCCACGTACCCGCCGGGCGGGGCTTTCAGACCCCTTTACACCTAGCGAGCCTGGACCATGTCGTCTGGCGTAGGCAGCCAAGGAAGCTGGAGCGTGCACTGTGGTTACAGCTGGTCGCACCCTTTCCCAGCCCTCACCCCCGACCCGCCGCCGGATCCCGCCTGGGCTTCAGGGCTCTCCCGATTCTCTGTCCTCGGAGATCCCTGAGTCGGCTGCCCAGACCTTCCAGAGCTTTCGGGACAGTACAAGTGCGGAGCTGTTTCTCCTCCCACTTTAGTCCTGAAGTTTGCAACAGGTCCCAGGTCCCGCTTTGGGGGGATTCCGACTCCCGGGTTTGGGCTTGATTCACGGACTCAAGAGGCTGCCCTGAACCGGTGGAGCGGCTTACAGGGCTTTTCCCTTCTCTGATCCTCTCCGGGTCTCAGAGCCCGGGCCCCGGGCGGCTGTTCCCCTGCCATCCTTCCTAAGTGAGGCTTGTCATCCCTCGTTTAGGTGCTGACGAACCCCTCCAAGCTCGGACTCTCAGTAGCCGCTTACCCTGTGCCTTCCCCCTCCTTCAGCCCTCCTCTCTTTTGGCTTCTCTTCTCCCCATTCCCTGTCTATGAGGTTTTCTAGAATTTCTGGTTCTCTCCTCCTTGAGTTCGACTTCCTGTGTTCCCACAGCTGGGTGTGTGGACCGCCTGGGTATCTCAGTGGGTGTGGGAGACGGCCTTGTGGGGGGCgcggggtggggagaggactGCGGTTGGTCCTAATTGGGTTCTGTGGGCGAACCACCCCTCCTGACTCCTGGCTTCAGACTCTGTGGGGCTGGACCGTCTCTGCCTTTTCCATTTCCCCTCCTTCTCTACAGGAACCCTTAGCTTCCAGACACTGTGCCCCGTGATGAAGAAGCCCCACCCCACCACTGCTGCCCTGCCTCCCCCACTGCAGAGAAGTCAAGTGGCTACCAGAGCTCAGTGTGCTGATCAGGGCTGGAACTCCAGGCCCATAGCCCAGCCCCTGACTCCTGAAGCTCAGGTGGGAGTCTGCCACTAGCAATGGCCAACTGGATGCTTATTTCCAAGAACAGGCTGCCTTTTTACTTTCTGAGAGATTTTAAGGACATTGAAAGTTTGGAGTGCTTATTGCCTTCTGCAGGCTGATGGGGAAAAGACAACCACTCCTTCCCTATCCTGCTGCCAGGGTGGCCAGAGCCCGTCTAGCAGGGCGACCTGTTAAGTCAAAATCCCTGAATTGCCTCTGGATGTTGAACTCTCTCTCTACCTTACTCTCTGGCCTTCCTGGCAGGACCGATCATACCAGCTGTACCAAGGTGAATTATTCTTAAAGGATTCCAGGTGAGGCCAACCCAAAGCCTCCTTCCATATGCTTCCTTGAATGCACTCTGAATTTCTTCTGTTGCAAATTAAACTTCTTTCTTCTTGCTTGGCTCCCAGTGGAGTAGCAAAACAGCCTGTCACTTTTTTCCACACTGAAGAATAGATATACTTGAAGCCCCTATTCAATTCCTCTCACCCTATTCTTCTCCAAACTAAACAGTGCCAGATTCTTTAACCTGTCATCAATAAGCCGTATTTATTATCTGGATTTACATACTGTCTTTTACCCTAGAAACTCAAAATGCTTTCAGGTATAATTGAGGCTCATCTTCCCTGGTGCCTGAGCCATTAAGAAACCATTAGTGTATTCCTGTTGCAGGCAACTAAACGGCCCCCTGGTGGCCTGAAAGTGAATATGCTTCTCTAAGTGCCTCTCCTGGACTAAgggtaggcagagtccgaacagAGAATCAAGGCAGCTTGGGGATAGAATGGGCCCAAAAGGTCCTCTTTTGTAAATACCCTCATGGACCCTAGAACCTTCCCCACAGCATCCCTATGGAGCGCTCTCCAGCGTTAGCTAAAAGACCCTCCATGTTGGTGTACGTTATTGTCTGCTCCCTAAGGCAGCCCTTTCAGGCTTCCGAAAGTTCTGACCAATTGTAACAGCAGCAGTTCTGACCAATTGTAACAGCATCCACACCTTTATGTGTTAGGCACCATGCTAAGCACTTACATTCCTTGTCTCACAACAATCTATCAGGTAGTTactatttatcttcattttagagatgaagaaattgcCTCAAAaaagttcagtaacttgcccaaggtcacatagctagatAGAATTCAAACCTGAGTCTTTCTGACTCTAGAGCATTAGATACTGATCCCTGTTCTACTCTGCCTCACTGGCAGAGCTGAACTTTGTCTCTGTAGTGGATATTGGGAGTACCACGCACATCACCCTCAGGATGGAGGCTCTCATTCCTCCAGCTGCTAGGAATGTTGGCTACTGTTGGCTCACAGCTGCCACTGTCCCTGGGAATTGCCCTGAGGCACCAAAGGAAGCTGTATCTCTCTCTTGGCCTACAAGACCAATAAATAGGGCCAAGTTGCAACAAAACCCAGCCAGAGATGTGCAGGGTTCCTGTTAGGGAAGAGGAGGGCTCTATCCCCAAGGAGCTGCAGAAGTAGCCAGTATGTACTGGCAGGAGCCAGGACAGGATGTATCGGCTGGATCGAGGGGGAGGTGAATACTAAGTTGAATGAGGGGGAGTTTATTGATATGGGAACGCTCTCCCATGAAACAGGATTTAACATCCTGACAAGGATCCTGGGAGACAGGCTCACCAAGTGAAATGGAAATGCCAGAAGTACCATGGCGGAAGATGGAAGAAGGGTTCAAAAAGCTCAGAGAAGTGGGCATGCTCTAGTGGGTATTCTATGTAAGATCAGAAACCCACTTAAGTTCTGCAGGAGGGCCCAGAGGATACTCTGGTTATCAAAGCAAAGAGGAGTGCACTGGTGAGAAGCTGAGTTTTGGCTGTCCTACGCAGGCCCGGGCTGACAGCAAGGGGCCAAAACAGAACTGGCTCCCTAATAGCAATGGGGATGTTAGGACTGTGAAATGATAGAAACCAGAGATTGGCACACTATTGTAATAAGCAGCAAGTCGCAGTGGCAGTGGGGGGGTCCTGACAATAGAGCTATGAAGATGGTTAAAATGTCGTAGCATCTCTGGGGCAAATTAGTGCGAAGAGTgccttttttccacatttttgcaAGTCACTTAAATGTGGCTTTATAGAcaacagctggattctcatatctgctttgGTTGgcaatatgttgttttggttaaaatatgtgaagaaaatccagcctcacGAATATATGTATTAACAGTTGGAAAAGAGAGGAACATTTTAATAGACTTTTCAGCTAATTGTGGGCATTTTCctttgatactacaccaaaactcAACAAGTAGTATTTTCTTAAATGGTAGTTGTAATGTAGAATATGAAACTATGTCAGTGAACTTTTTGTACTCAATCGTATTAAAGTCTATTGATCTAccttgcattctgaacggctctTCTACCTatgcatgattttgtaacatcctttggtcatttggaaaatattggttcattgAATTATACAGATCTTTCAAATATTGATACAATTCATTATACAATACTAAAAATCATATTTGTTAGTATCATCAGAAAAAGTTTTAAGTATTGGGAATCTGTCAAGTTCATGATAGTGCATACAAGTTtcctaaaattctaattttcatttgaaagctCAAATTGTATCATTGGCAAAAAATACTATCAGTTGCTTTCCTCAAAGTCACAGGCCTACTTGGTTTgaatctgagaaaatatctgccaaataACCAAGTCTGAATGACCATAGTTTACCTGTCAGTTATTTTGTCGAGTGAAAATggtgttctatgaaaaaaatgGCTAGTTTAGCTCATACTTAATTGCACAATTGCTTTTTCTTGAGAGAACCATTATATTTCTGGGTGCAGTATGGTACTTTCTATTTAATtacagagaatattaaaaaaacatgtttttaagggttatgatttaataaaatttaacaaactTTATTGCTTCATTaaggacattcttaagtgaaactgactcttttcttcccttccttcctccctccctccctccctttcttccttccttccttccttcctaccttcctgccttccttccttcccctttcctccctccctctgtcctgtctttctttttttctttttccttccttctttttttacaATGAACTACCAGAACAGTTTAGTGCCACTGCCTTGGTTTGATAAGTTGCCAGAAATTTTATCCAACATTGTGTTtgcaccatcagtgcaaatgtcaacacagttAAAAAGGTATATaatgtcttagtattattatgcAAATATTTTGACCTTGTGAAATACCTGAAATGGTCTCAGGGACCCCCAGCGATCTGCAGACCACACACAGAATTGCTGAGCTgtacaatgaaaagaaatcaggaatgaaagatcAGGAGGTTGGTGACAGTTGCTCCAATAAAGTCACGATACCTTGTCTGGTTTCCAGACCTGACTCAATTTTCAGacccagaaccttttttttttaattaacttactttatttttatttatttttggctgcgttgggtctttactgctgtgcacgggctttctctagttgcagtgagcgggggctactcttcattgcggtgcactggcttctcattgtggtggcttctcttgctgtggagcacgggctctaggcacgtgggcttcagtagttgtggcacgcaggctcagtagttatggctcacgggttctagaacacaggctcagtagttgtggtgcacgggcttagttgctccacggcatgtgggatcttcccggaccagggctcaaacccgtgtcccctgcattggaaggtggcaGATCCAGAACCCTTTGACTGAAGGAGAGGTTGGGTCTCCAGGAGGAAGGCTTCCGTAATACTATGGCAATACAGTAATGATTTTCTACTCCTTCTCCAAAGGGACCTATGGCCATTTACTTGGGTAACTGTACAGTGGGGAAAGTGGAATAGCCAAACATTTTAAGGTCATGCCGTGTCTGAGTTGACACTGATATCTGGAGACCTGAATCATCATCATGGCTGCCTGGTAGAGTGGCCCTACATAAAAATGTGTACAGCCTCATGGGCTGTAGAAAACAGCTTGATGAGTTGGTTAGAGGCCTAGAAAGGGAAACAATGGAAAATTGGGAAGAAGAAGAGGCACGTGGATGTATCTATGGGAGTGGACACAAAGTGTGAAGATCTATACATTGCATGTTAATGTCCACCCGAGAGCATCCACCATGGAGGAGAGGCTAAATAGCCAAGTAGATAGAATGACTTGGCTAGTTGACATTAGCCAGCTTCTGTCATCTACCTCTTGTGCTGGCCCAATAGGCACATGGAAAAGTGGTCATGTTGCCATAGATGGAGGCTACACATAGGCATATAGTGTATGGCGGCAGGGGTGCACCCAGCAGAATGGGCTCCCACTCACCAAGGCTGGCCTTTTTATTGTTGCTGCCAAATCTCCAACCTGCCAACATCTGATGTTACTTGGTAACAAGGTGACTACATTGCACCTGTTCTAATCGGGAAGGCTTGATGATTCATCTTGACTTGAATCAGCATGTATTCTGGACGGCTTTTTCTTTCCTGCTAAAGGCCTCAACCAGCACCCCTCTCTGAGAGCTTAAAGAGTGTTTGATTCACAGATATGGGATCTCATATAACATTACATCAGACCAAAAGTCCCACTTTACAGCAAAAGAATGGGCACACGGTCGTAGAATCTTCTGGGCCTATCACATTCATCGCTACCCACTGGTGAATAGAGATGACAGAGTGAAAGAAAAGCCTTTCAAAGGTGCAGCTGAAGCACTGTTTTAGAGATGATGGGACACCATGCTCCAGGATGAAGTATGTACCCTATTCAATAACTATAATATGGTGCTATGGACCAACAAGTAGGATATAAAAGCCTAATAAACAAGGGGTTGAAGTAGGAATAACCCCACTCACCATCACTCCCAGTGATCCTTTGGGGGGAATTCGTGGTTCCTATTCCTACAGTTCTAGGATCTCTGGGTTTAgagaatctagttccctgaggtAGAACACTTCCACGAGGGCACAGAAAAAGAATCCCATCAACTTTAAGTGTGGCTGCTTCCTGCCTTTTAGATTCCTTGTACCAAGACaccagcagcaaaaaaaaaaaaaaaaaaaagagtcgcTTCCTGCCAGGGGTACTTGACCCTGATCCTTGGGAAGAGATAGGGCTGCTGCTATATAATGGGGTCAGGGAAGAAGATGTTTGGCACCCAGGCGATCCTCTAGGGTGTCTCTTGGTACTCCCTTGCCCAATTTTGGTAGTAAGTAGACAAATTCAGCAGCATGGTTTGAAAAGGGCATGGTGGTTAGGAGCTCAGACTCCTTGGGGAATGAGGATCTGAGTCACCCCACCAGGTGAGCCACTTAGACCAGGAGAGGTACAAGCTGAAGGTAAAGAGAATCTAGAATGGGTAATGGAGGGATGCTGAATATCGGTGTGACACCAAGACAAGCTTCAGTAGTGAGGGCTACTTACCTTCCTAGAAGTTTCTCAGAGGAAACAATCACTAGAATTCTGGAGGGGCTATTCCCAGGCAGAGGGTGCTTACCATATGATGCAAAGAGATCCAGGCTGTGCAAAGGGGGTGCTGTCATGGTTGCTATGGTGCACCACCCAGATCCTGCCTCTGGGACCAAGAAGCTTATCCCCAAGTTGCTAGGAGTGTTGGCTGCTGAATGCTCACAGCTGAGTCTCTCCCTGGGCATTTCCGTCAGCTGCCAAAGGGAGCTGCCTTGCCTGACTTCATGAGGGATAATCTGCCTAGTCAATGTtgccgggtgggggtggggcgttCAACCTCAGTTGGGGCAGCTCTGAAGTGTCATCCCAACCCCCGAGCTCCCTGTGGAGGCGTCCTTTGTTGTGACTGCATCCTTGATCAATTTCTTCCTCTGCTCAGTCTTGATTCCTTCACTCCCTCAGCTGTGTTGTTTCTGAGAGCACTTCCCAATAAACTTCCTACAAGAAGCAAATCTCTGTTTCATAATGTTTCATGAGAAACCTGACCTAAGACAGTCACCTCAGTCACCTAAGATTCCAACCTTTAGGACCCAGGTGAACAAGTCTCATCCATTTGAAGGTGGACCGCCTGACCACCTTTATGTCCATGCTGTGGTTCCCTCCACCAGCCCTCACAGAATGTCAGGTGCATCCTACATCCTGGCCACCTTCCACCAAATGCCCTCCAGCTTGTGCGTTTCCCCATGATAAAGTCACCAAGACTGAAGTCCCTGAGTGCATCAGATGTGGTCTGACATGCCAAGAATGAGAATGAGACCGACTCTTCCTTGGTTCCAGAgccctggctgcacattggaaCCAAGACTGAAGCTCTTTGGAAATCCAAACGCCTcacttccttcccctctccccacccacccatcccagGTCCTGAATCAGTGGGTCTGGGAACAGTAAGGAGCATCCAGTGTTACCAGAGCTTCCCAGGCGATTCTGATTGATATCAAGATGGCAGTCACTGGGCTCAGTACTCCACTTTAATTCAGCAGCCTgagtctgtccgtttttttggcAGCCTTCTCGTTTGACTCATATGAAGCTGGCTGTCGGTGAAAACCCTCAGTTTTATTCACACATGCTTCTGCTAAGCCGCTACTTCCCCACCCTGTCCTTGTACAGTCCGTGCCTTGGAGCCAAGCCTGGATCTCTCAGTTAAGCCCTGTTCATTTTACCTTGTGAGGTTCAGGCTGTTGCTCCAGCAGGTTAGGATGTTTTGGGATCCTGAGTCTGTCTCTCAACACCTCCCCTATCCTCACTGGCTTCCTGCTATTCACAAAGTTGAGGGGCCGGTTCACTGTGGCTTTGCCCAGGTCCTGATAAACAGATGGACCAGGACGGGAGTAAGGAGGGAAGCAATCAAACAATTCTGAGGGCACTCCTTATGTGCAATGCACCATGCCCACCTGGAGAAGGATGTTGTCTAACTTATTTCCATCACACTTATGAAAATGGGTCCATTTCACAGACAGATAAACAGAGGCAGAGAAGACGAGTAATGTGTCCAAGAACACCCGGTGGGGGGAAGAGCCGATCCTTTTCCTGCCATCTTCAGCTCTCATCTCTAGGTTTGTCATCTCTCAGAGGAAAGTGACAAGTTTGGCCCTTCTGATGGGACAGAGATTTTTAGAGCTGGAAGCAATCTTGGAAATGATCAAAAACTTAACAGATCAGGGAGCTCAGGTAACTTGCCAAGATCTCACAGCTAACCTTTGCTCTGGTTGAGACTAAAATCTAGGTTTCTTGAGGATGGATCCAGTGTTCCCCTAGTTACACCTCCAGGTAAGTTTGATCCAAAATgatatttcagggcttccctggtggcgcagtggttgagaatctgcctgccaatgcaggggacacgggtttgagccctggtttgggaagatcccacatgccgcggagcaactaggcccgtgagccacaattactgagcctgcgcgtctggagcctgtgctccgcaacaggagaggccacgatagtgagaggcccgtgcaccgcgatgaagagtggcccccgcttgccgcaactagagaaagcccttgcgcagaaacgaagacccaacacagccaaaaataaataaataaataaataaataaattttttaaaaaaggaattcctttaaaaaaacaaaacaaaacaaaacaaaaacaaaatgatactTCAAAGGGAAACACACATGGGACTGATTCTTTTCCACTTCTAAGTCCAGGATGGTTCCTTCTATGATTCTAGGAGGGGTTGGCATGGGAGGACAGGCAATGTCTTCCTCCTGGGTTTCTGCAGAGAACTCTTGATCGCCTGTCCTTTTTCCCTACGGGATTAGAGCCTCAGCACCTGCTACCCAGCCTTGTCCTTGCCTGCATTCACACTCAGCTCTCAGCGTGCAGAGGGTGGCTGGATCTGGAGCCAAAGCTGGACATACAGCCGGACTGATGGACACCTCCTGGTCTTCACTGTCACGCCTGCCTCATCAGCTGTGATGGTATGGAGGTGGTGGGAGGTTGGCATTTGCCCGTGATGTGACTTCACGAGTTCAGGCTGCTTGGGGGACAGCCTGCTTCACGAGCACCCCTAACTCAGCCTGCCCTGGGAAGGTGGGTCCAGGCCCTGATCCACACAAACTGTTGGaagaaaaaaccacaaaaaacccaaagagcAAGTCAGTGAAGATAGTTGTGGAAAGAATAGCAATATACACTGAGGAGGAAGTAATAAGAAACTGCTTTTCTCCTGTCAGCGTCTGCTaacaagtaat encodes the following:
- the INAFM2 gene encoding putative transmembrane protein INAFM2 gives rise to the protein MKERDAAPAERGKPATYTGDKKAKMAAKTNKKWVRLATVFAYVLSVSLAAIVLAVYYSLIWQPVGAGTSGGAAGPPPGGSNATGPSGTSGAAAAAGPNTTGSSRREAPRAAPPLQAARPVSPEPSADSPLAGPLEQPQGAEEDEKEAAAAPGSR